The sequence below is a genomic window from Polynucleobacter sp. MWH-UH19D.
ATCGAATGTGTCGGTTTTGGGGGGTGTAAAAGCAGGGGATTACACCTTTACTGTTAATGGGGCAGATTTAACTTTGACTGGAAACGGAAAGGCGCAAACTCTTACTGTGGGCGCTGGATTGGCGGCAGGTCAAACACTGAACTTTAATCAACTGGGCATTTCTTTTGTTGTATCCGATACAAGTGCTCCGCTTGCAGTTCAAACCGCAGCAACCATTGCTGGTTATTTTACGAATAAAAAGATACAAGTATCCGCAGGAATCACTTTAGATAGCGCTCAAGATACAAAAGAAAGCATCGCTACAGCACTGAATGGGCAAAAAATTCGAGTCAGCGGGATTTCAAATCCGCTGGTGAACTATGGCCTAAATGCGTCAAACTTTATCTCATTGGCGCCTAGCAATTTTGCAAGTTACTTTAATGGCAATACCCCGCTGATTAGTTCTGATAAAGCAAACGCAACCCAACAGATGGGTTCGATATTTGGTACTTCTGTTTCAAATCTCGTAAATGAGGTTGGAGTGCGAGTTGCCACATGGAAAAATAATCAAAAAGCAGATTCTGTCGTGCTTTCAAATTTGAAAGCGCAGCGGGATTCAGTATCTGGCGTAAATTTAGACGAAGAGGCTGCTAATCTTTTAAAGTATCAGCAGTTGTATACAGCCTCAACAAAAGTCCTGCAAGCAGGCAATCAAATGTTCAACACCCTTTTATCAATCATGAACTAAGGAGTAAATGATGACTGTACGATTTAGTTCAAATCAAGTGGTTGATGCAGGTGTTCAGGGTATGGACAATGCTTTGGCAGATGCAATGTCATGGAATCAAAAGGTTACTTCAGGCAAGCAATATAGCAAGGCCTCGGATAATGCTTATGCGGTCTCCAGGGGGGTGCGCTTAGATTTTGATATTTCTCGCCTAGATATGTTTAAGGCCAATCAAAATTTTGTTACCAGCAGTCATGCCAATGCCCAAACCCAAATGGATAGCATGATTAATGAAATGAATAGCTTAAAACAGCTATTTGTGCAGTCCCAAAGTGGTGCGTTAAATAAGTCCAATTTTGCCGCCCTAAAGGTTCAGGCTGAGCAGATTCGCGATACGATCAAAAGCCAAATGACCGCCAGGGATGCCACTGGAAACCCCATTTTTAATAATGATGCAGAAATAAATAAAGTTCAAATTGAGCCCAATGTCATGGTGGAGTCTGGGGTAAGTTTTCAAAAAGCCTTTGGTTCAGATGGTAACTTGACTTATCCGGAAAGCTCCTCTTTGTACAAAAATATCAATAATTTTGTGACCTATTTGGGTGAAATGGCTTCCGGAACAATGCCAACTAAGGCGGCCACAGTCGTTTCTGACGGCCTAAATGCCTCTTTTGACCAGTTAACCATGGCCGAACAGCGCAGTGGTGGGGTTTCATCCCAGGTCGATAACGCCAGAAACGCCATGACCGCCTTTGGCACCCAAATGGCTGCTTCACAGTCCGCCCTTTTGGATACCGACATGGCGGCAGCCACAGCGTCTTATACTAGAGCTCAGACCTTACTTAATGCAGCCCAGGCAATGTTTGCTAGACTGCAGCAAAGTAACTTATTTTCAAAACTATAAAAACTGAGTTGATCGAAGTATGAATATTCCTTTAGGGTGGATTATTGCGCTTGCTTGTGCCCTGGGAGGCTATGCCTTGCACGGCGGCCATATCATGGTTTTATGGCAGCCAACTGAGGTTCTAACCATTGTGGGTGCCGCAGTTGGAACAATGATTGCTTCAAACAGCATGATTAACCTAAAGAAGACGCTCTCTGCTTTGGGTGGTGCATTTAAATCAAAAAGCAATATCAAGCAGATGCACTTGGATTTGCTCTGTTTGATGTTCGAGATTTTGCAAAAGATTAAGCGTGATGGCTTGATGTCCTTAGAAGGTGACATAGAGGAACCAGAGGCCAGCCCTCTGTTTGAAAAATATCCCCTGATCATGAAAGACCACCACTTGGTCGATTTCATTACCGATTACCTGCGCATGATGTTAGGCGGCTCCTTGGATGTGATTCAGATTGAGAGCTTGATGGAACAAGAATTAGACGTGCACCATCAAGAAACTCATATTCCAGTGGCGTCAGTTACGAACGTCGGTGATGGTTTGCCGGCTTTCGGTATTGTGGCGGCGGTTATGGGTGTGGTTCACACCATGGGATCTATTGGTTTGCCACCGGCTGAATTGGGTAAGTTAATTGGTGCAGCGCTCGTGGGTACCTTCTTGGGTATTTTGCTCGCTTATGCGATTGTTTCTCCAGTGGCGAAAGTATTGGAGCAAAACGCAGAAGCCGATAGCCGTGCATATATGGCGGTTAAAGCGATTTTGATCGCAAGCTTGAACAATTTCCCTCCTGCAGCAGCAGTTGAGTTTGGTCGCAAAGTGCTCTTTAGCTATCAACGTCCAACATTTGCTGAGCTTGATGAGGGTACCAAAGCCGTTAAAGGGAAATAAGCAGTATGGCTAAGAACGACGCGCCCATTATTGTCATTAAGCGCGTTAAGAAGGGCGGTCATGGACATCACGGTGGCGCCTGGAAAATCGCTTACGCTGACTTCGTAACGGCGATGATGGCCTTCTTCCTGTTGATGTGGGTTCTTGGATCTACAACCGCAGGTGACTTGGCTGGTATTTCTGCTTACTTTCAGAACCCATTACGTGTCTCCTTGTCTGGTGGACAGGGTTCTGGCGATGCCACCCGCATCATCAGGGGTGGTGGCGACAACATTACTAAAACCGTTGGTGAAGAATCCCGCGCTGATGCCGATACTGAACAGCGCCGTATCAGTGATTCATCGGTAACCGATGTTGAGAACGCTCGTAAAGATAAAACCAAGAACGAACAAGTCAAAGAAGATATTCAGAAAAAGATTGAGGCTGATGCTGAGCTAAAAAATGCTAAGGGCCAAGTCTTCATGGATATTAATAGCGAAGGCTTGCGCATTCAGGTTGTGGATGAAAAAGGTAAACCGCTCTTTAGTAGCGGCGGTACTGTTCCGAGTGTTTCAGCGCGCAGACTATTACGCATTATCGGCAAATCGATTCAGATGGCCCCGGGCCCTGTCCGAATTGAGGGGCACTCTGATGGCGCCAAGTTTGGCAATGGCGAGACTGGTTATACCAACTGGGAGCTTTCTACAGATCGTGCCAACGTAGCGCGTCGTGAGTTGATCGCGGGCGGTCTTGATCCTGCTTTAATTGTTCAAGTTATTGGCTTTGCTAATACCGTTCCACTTAATCCTGAGGATTTGAATGACCCCTTGAATCGTCGTATCTCAATAACTTTGCTCAATAAGAAGCCTAAGCAAGAAGAGAAAAAATCGGTTGTTCGTCCAGTTGAAAAAGTGCCTGAAACGATTGAAAAAGGCGCTCAGGAAATACCGCCGAACTTGCGTGCACCGGCTCAGTTCCTGTCAAAAGACAATGCACCTAAAGCGCCAGTAATGGAGATTCCTTCGAAGTTAAGCCCGCCTGCGGATAAGCCTGCGAGGTAAAGCCTTGTCCACAATCTCCAGGTTTGGCTTATTTCTGATAATCGCTTTAATTTGCAAGACGAGCTTTGCAAGTGACGCTCACTCGCCAGCAGAAGCGCCCCATGGAGAAACCTCTAAAGCCAGCTCATCCAATAACGGCGAGCCATTCGTAGGCCCTTCATCTGAAGCAAAAAAACTCTACAAGCGCTATAAAAAAGCGACTGATAAAGCCATCATGGCAATTGCTTGTGTTCGTAGTCCTAAGTGCGTTGAGCCAGAGGATGAGGTTTTGCGCTACAGCAAGGAAGCCTTGCGAATCTTACAAAAGCTTGATGAGTTATCCGCCGAAGGAGATATTCAGGCAAATTACTATCGCGGCTTAATCGCTTATGAGCGCGGTATTTATTATGATTCTCAAGCTGAGATCATTACGCACCCTGATTTTATTTTGACAGCCACAGTGTATCGTCGCTATGCCAAGCAGCAGTTTTTGCTAGCCGAGAAATATTTGGCAGTACCTGCTAAAGAAAAGAACCCCTTTGCCTGCCAGTACATGGGCAATATTTATAGCTCAGATATTCTAGGGCCACCACGCAAAGATAAGGCAACCAATTACTATTA
It includes:
- a CDS encoding flagellin; this encodes MTVRFSSNQVVDAGVQGMDNALADAMSWNQKVTSGKQYSKASDNAYAVSRGVRLDFDISRLDMFKANQNFVTSSHANAQTQMDSMINEMNSLKQLFVQSQSGALNKSNFAALKVQAEQIRDTIKSQMTARDATGNPIFNNDAEINKVQIEPNVMVESGVSFQKAFGSDGNLTYPESSSLYKNINNFVTYLGEMASGTMPTKAATVVSDGLNASFDQLTMAEQRSGGVSSQVDNARNAMTAFGTQMAASQSALLDTDMAAATASYTRAQTLLNAAQAMFARLQQSNLFSKL
- the motA gene encoding flagellar motor stator protein MotA gives rise to the protein MNIPLGWIIALACALGGYALHGGHIMVLWQPTEVLTIVGAAVGTMIASNSMINLKKTLSALGGAFKSKSNIKQMHLDLLCLMFEILQKIKRDGLMSLEGDIEEPEASPLFEKYPLIMKDHHLVDFITDYLRMMLGGSLDVIQIESLMEQELDVHHQETHIPVASVTNVGDGLPAFGIVAAVMGVVHTMGSIGLPPAELGKLIGAALVGTFLGILLAYAIVSPVAKVLEQNAEADSRAYMAVKAILIASLNNFPPAAAVEFGRKVLFSYQRPTFAELDEGTKAVKGK
- the motB gene encoding flagellar motor protein MotB, which codes for MAKNDAPIIVIKRVKKGGHGHHGGAWKIAYADFVTAMMAFFLLMWVLGSTTAGDLAGISAYFQNPLRVSLSGGQGSGDATRIIRGGGDNITKTVGEESRADADTEQRRISDSSVTDVENARKDKTKNEQVKEDIQKKIEADAELKNAKGQVFMDINSEGLRIQVVDEKGKPLFSSGGTVPSVSARRLLRIIGKSIQMAPGPVRIEGHSDGAKFGNGETGYTNWELSTDRANVARRELIAGGLDPALIVQVIGFANTVPLNPEDLNDPLNRRISITLLNKKPKQEEKKSVVRPVEKVPETIEKGAQEIPPNLRAPAQFLSKDNAPKAPVMEIPSKLSPPADKPAR